The following coding sequences lie in one Sinorhizobium fredii USDA 257 genomic window:
- a CDS encoding amino acid ABC transporter ATP-binding protein has translation MLNSANDRPTLISLEDVQKWYGAFHALKSISLSVRKGEKIVLCGPSGSGKSTLIRCINALETIEEGKIVVEGQVLDGSTKSIDAIRREVGMVFQSFNLFPHMTVLQNCTLAPMRVRGTSHADAERLARKYLERVRILDQAEKYPAQLSGGQQQRVAIARALCMEPKVMLFDEPTSALDPEMVKEVLDTMIGLARDGMTMICVTHEMGFARQVADRVIFMALGEIVEEAEPEIFFKSPKHERTKTFLGEILAHH, from the coding sequence GTGCTAAATTCCGCAAACGATCGACCGACGCTGATTTCCCTTGAGGACGTGCAGAAGTGGTACGGCGCTTTCCATGCCTTGAAATCCATCAGTCTGTCGGTCCGCAAAGGCGAAAAAATCGTCCTCTGCGGGCCGTCAGGCTCCGGGAAATCGACGTTAATCCGCTGCATCAATGCCCTCGAAACGATCGAGGAAGGCAAGATCGTCGTCGAGGGTCAGGTACTGGACGGAAGCACCAAATCCATCGATGCGATACGGCGCGAAGTGGGAATGGTCTTCCAGAGCTTCAATCTCTTCCCGCACATGACCGTACTTCAGAACTGTACACTCGCCCCGATGCGTGTTCGGGGCACAAGCCACGCTGACGCAGAGCGACTGGCTCGAAAATATCTCGAGCGCGTTCGAATCCTTGACCAGGCTGAAAAGTATCCTGCGCAGCTATCCGGCGGGCAACAACAACGCGTTGCCATCGCTCGCGCGCTCTGCATGGAGCCGAAGGTCATGCTCTTCGACGAACCAACCTCTGCCCTCGATCCTGAAATGGTGAAGGAGGTGCTCGACACCATGATCGGGCTCGCCCGTGACGGCATGACGATGATCTGTGTCACGCACGAAATGGGCTTTGCCCGTCAGGTCGCTGATCGCGTCATCTTCATGGCCTTAGGAGAAATCGTCGAAGAGGCCGAACCGGAGATCTTCTTCAAGTCTCCCAAGCACGAACGCACGAAAACCTTCCTCGGCGAAATCCTTGCCCACCACTGA
- a CDS encoding amino acid ABC transporter permease: MGPIGENEFFFLMQGLKWTVLLAIVGFIGGGIFGILIALLRTSKTKVARTITAGYIGVFQGTPLLMQLFVVYYGVALLGIEVNAWIAVAIAFTLHASAFLGEIWRGSIEAVPKGQTEAANALGLHYVSRMKDVILPQALKISMPATIGFLVQLIKGTSLAAIVGFIELTRAGQIISNQTYRPLLVFGIVAAIYFIICWPLSHAGSGLEKRMSKAVR, from the coding sequence ATGGGTCCCATCGGCGAAAATGAATTCTTCTTTTTGATGCAGGGTTTGAAATGGACCGTCCTGCTCGCGATCGTGGGCTTCATCGGTGGGGGGATATTCGGAATCCTGATAGCGCTGCTGCGCACCTCGAAGACGAAGGTCGCCCGGACGATCACCGCAGGGTATATCGGTGTCTTCCAGGGCACGCCCCTTCTGATGCAGCTCTTCGTTGTCTATTACGGCGTTGCGCTGTTGGGCATCGAGGTCAACGCGTGGATCGCGGTCGCAATCGCCTTCACGCTCCATGCCAGTGCTTTCCTGGGAGAGATCTGGCGCGGCTCCATCGAGGCTGTGCCGAAGGGCCAGACGGAAGCCGCCAACGCCCTCGGTCTGCATTATGTCTCGCGGATGAAAGACGTCATCCTGCCGCAGGCCCTGAAAATCTCGATGCCGGCCACGATCGGCTTCCTTGTCCAGCTCATCAAGGGCACGTCGCTAGCAGCAATCGTCGGCTTCATTGAACTGACTCGCGCCGGCCAGATCATTTCAAACCAGACCTATCGTCCGCTGCTCGTCTTCGGGATCGTCGCCGCAATCTACTTCATCATTTGCTGGCCCCTCTCCCATGCCGGAAGTGGCCTCGAAAAACGGATGTCGAAAGCCGTCCGCTAA
- a CDS encoding DUF1614 domain-containing protein produces MHLSQLHYLPLPAPLFSALALSFLVLVALIQLGVLQYAYTRLGISARAALLLLLGSLLGSYLNLPLAELPGQEVLSGRVVDYFGMRYVVPVFVDWPGTIIAVNVGGALIPTLMSIYLLSKNGLWGRGLLATAVVAAVCHWLARPVPGLGIALPVFVPAISTGLVALLLSRQHAAPLAYVGGSLGTLAGADLLNLGNLRGLGAPVASIGGAGTFDGIFVTAILAVLIASLSRGSPLSRLSSAATMPEAPTYGPPEAGGRHP; encoded by the coding sequence ATGCATTTGAGCCAACTTCACTACCTCCCTCTTCCTGCGCCTCTTTTTTCCGCCCTGGCGCTGTCGTTCCTTGTTCTGGTGGCGCTGATTCAGCTCGGAGTGCTGCAATATGCGTATACACGCCTGGGCATCAGCGCCCGTGCTGCGCTGCTCCTTCTCCTCGGCTCCCTTCTCGGCAGCTACCTCAATCTTCCTTTGGCGGAATTGCCTGGTCAGGAAGTCCTCTCCGGCCGAGTGGTGGATTACTTCGGCATGCGTTACGTCGTGCCAGTCTTCGTCGATTGGCCTGGGACCATCATCGCGGTGAATGTCGGTGGGGCGCTCATCCCGACATTGATGTCGATCTATCTGCTTTCGAAAAACGGGCTGTGGGGCCGCGGCTTGCTGGCGACCGCCGTCGTCGCCGCCGTCTGCCACTGGCTCGCTCGACCGGTGCCCGGCCTCGGCATTGCGTTGCCGGTGTTCGTTCCCGCGATCAGCACCGGTCTCGTGGCTCTGCTGCTTTCCCGGCAACATGCGGCGCCGCTTGCTTACGTCGGCGGCAGCCTCGGCACCCTCGCCGGGGCAGACCTGCTCAATCTCGGAAATCTGCGAGGTCTGGGCGCTCCCGTCGCCTCGATCGGTGGCGCCGGAACATTCGATGGGATTTTCGTCACTGCGATCCTTGCCGTGCTCATCGCGAGCCTCTCGCGCGGCTCGCCGTTGAGCCGGCTGTCCTCAGCCGCGACAATGCCGGAAGCGCCCACATACGGACCCCCTGAGGCTGGTGGTCGTCACCCATGA
- a CDS encoding transporter substrate-binding domain-containing protein: protein MHTNRRNFLGLALATVAFTTVSAAAASAATVEEIKAKGTLVVGIQGDNAPWGFVNTSGQQDGFDADVANLFAKELGVKVQFQPLAVANRIPALTTGKVDILFATMAMTEERAKSIQYSKPYAANTISLYAAKSDTVTKPEDIAGWEIGVPKSSSQDKAVTDAVGSTATVRRFDDDAATIQALISGQVKAVGGNQFYGQRLDAASAGTYERKINFLTTYNGVGTRLGEKDWNEAVNAFIEKIKANGELAAITKKWMAIDLPQFPESIPNIPFTVN, encoded by the coding sequence ATGCATACCAATCGTCGGAATTTTCTCGGACTTGCACTGGCAACTGTTGCCTTCACAACCGTCAGCGCTGCCGCCGCCTCTGCGGCAACTGTAGAAGAAATCAAGGCAAAGGGCACGCTGGTCGTCGGCATCCAGGGCGACAACGCGCCTTGGGGTTTCGTCAATACGAGCGGCCAGCAGGACGGCTTCGACGCTGACGTCGCCAACCTCTTTGCAAAGGAGTTGGGCGTTAAGGTTCAATTCCAGCCGCTCGCCGTTGCCAACCGCATTCCCGCGCTAACGACCGGCAAAGTCGACATCCTGTTCGCAACGATGGCAATGACGGAAGAGCGTGCGAAATCAATTCAATACAGCAAGCCCTACGCCGCCAACACGATTTCGCTTTATGCCGCGAAGTCCGACACGGTTACGAAGCCTGAGGACATTGCGGGATGGGAGATCGGCGTTCCGAAGTCCAGTTCGCAGGATAAGGCAGTAACGGACGCCGTCGGATCCACCGCAACGGTTCGCCGCTTTGATGACGACGCTGCAACCATCCAGGCTCTGATCTCCGGACAGGTAAAGGCGGTTGGCGGCAACCAGTTCTATGGTCAGCGTCTGGATGCGGCGAGTGCCGGCACCTATGAGCGCAAGATTAACTTTCTGACGACCTACAACGGCGTCGGAACCCGTCTCGGCGAGAAGGACTGGAACGAAGCCGTCAACGCCTTCATCGAGAAGATCAAGGCCAATGGTGAGCTTGCCGCCATCACGAAGAAGTGGATGGCGATCGATCTGCCGCAGTTCCCGGAATCCATTCCGAACATCCCGTTCACCGTCAATTAA
- a CDS encoding 5-carboxymethyl-2-hydroxymuconate Delta-isomerase, with the protein MPHIIIDYSRGAGEHVAMDRLTLSVHRCVRDGGLVKPSAVRTLAREATYSCVGDEHVDNHFIQIIVRMAPGRAAETKQKLLTAVLDAARAIAAPALEAGRLGLRADLYESDPDFAVQAIAFV; encoded by the coding sequence ATGCCGCATATCATTATCGATTATAGCCGGGGCGCAGGCGAGCATGTAGCCATGGACCGGCTCACGCTGAGCGTGCATCGCTGCGTTCGCGATGGCGGCCTTGTGAAACCTTCCGCCGTGCGCACGCTTGCGCGGGAGGCGACATACTCCTGCGTGGGCGATGAGCATGTCGATAATCATTTCATCCAAATTATCGTGCGGATGGCACCGGGTCGTGCTGCAGAGACCAAGCAGAAGCTTCTCACTGCCGTTCTCGACGCCGCGCGGGCGATCGCCGCGCCTGCTCTCGAAGCGGGAAGGCTCGGCTTGCGCGCAGATCTCTACGAGTCGGACCCTGATTTTGCTGTTCAAGCAATCGCGTTCGTCTGA
- a CDS encoding amino acid ABC transporter permease yields MGYRFDFGAVLDRAPELLWASFGTLGLALAGMLLALVIGILGVVARTSKSRIARTPVIVFVEVVRNTPFLVQIFFIYFALPLMGIRLNPTVTAIIALGINGGAYAIEIIRGGVESVSRGQIEAGFALGLHKADVFRLIVLKPALRAIYPSLTSQFIMLTLTTSVCTSIAAYELTSAAQRIESDTFRSFEVYFTVTAIYLVISTLMMGLFALISRHYFNYPTR; encoded by the coding sequence ATGGGTTATAGGTTTGATTTCGGTGCGGTCCTTGACCGCGCCCCTGAATTGCTTTGGGCTTCGTTTGGGACGCTTGGCCTTGCGTTGGCCGGGATGCTTCTCGCACTCGTCATCGGAATCCTGGGCGTCGTTGCAAGGACTTCCAAGAGCAGAATTGCGCGCACTCCGGTGATCGTGTTCGTCGAGGTCGTGCGAAACACGCCATTCCTCGTGCAGATCTTCTTCATATATTTTGCCCTTCCTCTCATGGGCATACGCCTCAATCCGACCGTTACGGCGATCATTGCTCTCGGCATCAATGGTGGGGCGTACGCAATCGAGATCATCCGAGGCGGGGTCGAGAGCGTGTCGCGCGGCCAGATCGAGGCTGGCTTCGCCCTCGGACTCCACAAGGCGGACGTCTTCCGGCTCATCGTGCTCAAGCCGGCACTTCGGGCGATTTATCCCTCGCTTACCAGCCAATTCATCATGCTGACACTGACAACGTCTGTCTGCACGTCAATCGCCGCCTACGAACTGACCTCGGCCGCTCAGCGCATTGAGTCTGACACCTTCCGCAGCTTTGAAGTCTATTTCACGGTGACCGCTATCTACCTGGTTATCTCCACACTGATGATGGGCCTCTTTGCCCTCATTTCTCGTCACTACTTCAACTACCCGACGCGATAG
- a CDS encoding GntR family transcriptional regulator, which yields MVPDDDGAFAPTTEDAPSSSGFLDDGKNTIGSQLASRLREAIISGELQAGSKINLDKARKTFNVSLSPLREGLARLISDGLVEFEDNRGYRVSSISLANLEEITTLREEFEVFALRESMRLGDVEWEGNVMRALHRLNRTERDAARPETLERWEELHREFHLTLISGCGKPILLHFCRLLLNLNDRYRRVFLTRTSGDRNVSQEHSEIAQGAVARDLDYSCDMLRQHIHRTGTNLRNHLATKGIL from the coding sequence ATGGTACCGGATGACGACGGCGCATTTGCTCCGACGACAGAAGATGCTCCGTCGTCTTCTGGCTTTCTCGATGACGGCAAAAACACAATTGGGAGCCAGCTTGCATCCCGTCTTCGTGAAGCGATCATCTCCGGCGAGCTTCAGGCCGGCAGCAAGATCAATCTCGACAAGGCGCGCAAGACGTTCAACGTAAGCCTCAGTCCGCTGCGTGAAGGGTTGGCGCGGCTGATATCGGACGGTCTAGTGGAGTTCGAGGACAATCGCGGCTACCGCGTTTCATCAATTTCCTTGGCCAATCTGGAAGAGATCACCACCCTGCGCGAAGAGTTTGAAGTCTTTGCGCTTCGCGAGTCCATGCGGCTCGGCGATGTGGAGTGGGAGGGCAACGTCATGCGCGCGCTGCATCGCCTTAACCGCACCGAGCGTGACGCGGCTCGGCCAGAGACACTGGAGCGCTGGGAAGAGCTCCACCGCGAATTTCATCTGACACTCATATCTGGCTGCGGGAAGCCGATCCTGCTCCATTTTTGCAGATTGCTTCTTAATCTCAACGACCGTTATCGCCGGGTGTTTCTGACCCGCACGTCGGGTGACCGCAACGTCAGCCAGGAGCACAGCGAGATCGCTCAGGGAGCCGTCGCGCGGGATCTGGACTATTCGTGCGATATGTTGCGTCAGCATATTCACCGCACGGGAACCAATCTGCGCAATCACCTCGCGACAAAGGGGATCTTGTGA
- a CDS encoding Gfo/Idh/MocA family protein — protein sequence MTRRVKLAVLGAGLIGKRHIQHVLAEPSAQLSAVVDPTPVGETIAKEASVKWFTSFADMIAADRPDGIIVATPNQAHVQNGLEAVEAGVPALIEKPIADDIISGEKLIAAAEAKGVPLLTGHHRRHNPVMQKAKEIIESGKLGRVLVVNAMFWLFKPDDYFDISWRRERGAGPVLLNLIHDVDNLRYLFGDVAAVQARESNAVRGNAVEETAVILIEFKNGVLGTATVSDSVVAPWSWEMTTGENPAYPKTEQSCYMIGGTHGSLAVPSLEVWRNPGKRSWWEPFDQKRIEVDDEDPLVLQIRQFCKVIRGDEPPLVSGREGLETVRVIDAVKRSAATGERIELN from the coding sequence ATGACCCGACGGGTTAAGCTGGCCGTACTTGGCGCAGGCCTCATCGGTAAGCGCCATATTCAGCACGTCCTGGCCGAGCCCTCGGCGCAACTCAGTGCCGTGGTCGATCCCACGCCGGTTGGCGAGACTATTGCCAAGGAAGCCAGCGTGAAGTGGTTTACAAGCTTCGCGGACATGATTGCCGCAGACCGACCTGACGGGATCATCGTGGCTACGCCCAACCAGGCTCACGTCCAGAACGGGTTGGAAGCCGTTGAAGCAGGCGTTCCCGCACTCATCGAGAAGCCTATCGCCGACGACATTATATCCGGGGAAAAGCTGATCGCAGCGGCTGAGGCAAAAGGTGTTCCTCTTTTGACCGGCCATCACCGCCGACACAATCCGGTGATGCAGAAGGCAAAGGAAATCATCGAAAGCGGAAAGCTCGGCCGCGTTCTTGTTGTCAATGCGATGTTCTGGCTGTTCAAGCCCGACGATTACTTCGACATCTCGTGGCGTCGTGAGCGCGGTGCGGGGCCGGTTCTCCTCAATCTCATCCACGATGTCGATAATCTGCGTTACCTTTTCGGCGATGTGGCCGCGGTTCAGGCACGCGAGTCCAACGCAGTGCGCGGCAACGCAGTTGAGGAAACGGCTGTGATCCTGATCGAGTTCAAGAATGGAGTTTTGGGAACTGCGACAGTCTCGGACTCGGTGGTCGCACCGTGGAGCTGGGAGATGACAACCGGGGAGAATCCGGCCTACCCCAAAACGGAGCAATCCTGTTACATGATAGGAGGAACGCACGGGTCGCTGGCTGTTCCGTCGCTCGAAGTCTGGCGCAATCCTGGTAAACGGAGCTGGTGGGAGCCATTTGACCAAAAGCGTATCGAGGTCGACGACGAGGACCCGCTCGTCCTGCAGATCAGGCAATTCTGCAAGGTGATCCGCGGAGACGAACCGCCGCTTGTCAGCGGGCGTGAGGGGCTCGAAACCGTGAGGGTAATCGATGCGGTAAAACGCTCGGCGGCAACGGGAGAACGTATTGAGTTGAACTGA
- a CDS encoding shikimate dehydrogenase, with the protein MHDKKFLVGLIGADIQLSKSPALHETEARHQGFDYRYELLDLAERGLPASALPDLLDEEGRRGFAGSNITHPCKQSVIAHLSRLSEDAGMLGAVNTVVFRDGERIGHNTDWYGFYENFQRGLPHVAKSHAVLLGAGGAGVAVAHAAIKLGIKRLSIFDQDSTRAETLAGQLNDRFSRDCARATTDVGSTLRSADGLIHATPTGMKSHPGLPIDPEWLLPRHWVADIVYMPLVTELLALAERRGCRTLRGGGMTVYQAAAAFELFTGIAPDAERMSRHFMDLCRLSA; encoded by the coding sequence ATGCACGACAAGAAATTCCTCGTGGGACTGATCGGGGCCGACATCCAACTGTCAAAGTCCCCGGCGCTCCACGAAACGGAGGCTCGACATCAGGGCTTCGATTACCGTTACGAGCTTCTCGATCTGGCCGAGCGAGGCCTTCCTGCCTCGGCGCTACCAGACCTCCTCGACGAGGAAGGGCGGCGCGGTTTTGCCGGAAGCAACATTACACATCCGTGCAAGCAGTCGGTGATCGCCCACCTCAGCCGCCTTTCCGAGGATGCAGGGATGCTCGGTGCGGTCAACACCGTGGTCTTTCGTGACGGCGAGAGGATCGGCCACAACACTGATTGGTACGGTTTCTACGAGAATTTCCAGCGCGGCCTTCCTCACGTCGCGAAGTCGCATGCCGTCCTGCTTGGCGCCGGCGGCGCCGGTGTCGCCGTGGCGCATGCCGCAATCAAGCTCGGTATTAAGCGATTATCGATCTTTGACCAGGATTCGACACGAGCAGAAACCTTGGCTGGGCAGTTGAACGATCGGTTCTCAAGGGATTGCGCTCGTGCCACGACGGATGTCGGCAGCACCCTGCGCTCCGCGGACGGCCTTATTCACGCGACACCGACGGGTATGAAGAGCCATCCTGGTTTGCCGATCGACCCGGAATGGCTTCTGCCACGGCATTGGGTCGCCGACATCGTCTATATGCCGCTCGTCACAGAGCTCCTTGCTCTCGCCGAAAGAAGAGGCTGCCGGACCCTTCGTGGCGGCGGCATGACCGTCTACCAGGCAGCAGCGGCTTTCGAATTGTTCACCGGGATAGCACCCGACGCAGAGCGCATGTCCCGTCACTTTATGGACTTGTGCCGCCTGTCGGCTTGA
- a CDS encoding DUF1003 domain-containing protein yields the protein MQNKTITELADRWMDEDPGDLTELEQTVLQSAIEKRAVSRDRNEAYEKELTFGERVADAIARVGGSWTFIFAALAFLLLWTVGNSLLLGRDQFDPYPYILLNLVLSMLAALQAPVIMMSQNRQAARDRLDAAHDYQVNLKAEIEILALHDKLDELRRNEILQIRDQLTELATHLQRIDKNAIAGSRPE from the coding sequence ATGCAAAACAAGACTATTACCGAACTGGCGGACCGCTGGATGGATGAGGATCCAGGCGACCTCACTGAACTCGAGCAGACGGTTTTGCAAAGCGCCATTGAGAAACGCGCGGTTTCCAGGGATCGCAACGAGGCCTATGAGAAGGAACTGACATTTGGCGAACGCGTAGCGGACGCAATCGCCCGGGTAGGCGGCTCGTGGACGTTCATCTTCGCCGCCTTGGCATTTCTGTTGCTGTGGACTGTCGGAAATAGCCTGCTGCTCGGGCGCGACCAGTTCGATCCGTATCCTTACATCCTGCTCAACCTCGTGCTGTCGATGCTCGCTGCACTTCAGGCGCCGGTGATCATGATGTCGCAGAACCGGCAGGCAGCGCGCGACCGTCTGGATGCCGCGCACGACTATCAGGTCAATCTCAAGGCTGAGATCGAGATTTTGGCGCTGCACGACAAACTCGATGAACTGCGGCGCAACGAGATCCTGCAGATACGCGACCAACTAACTGAACTGGCGACCCATCTGCAGCGCATCGATAAAAATGCAATCGCGGGGAGCCGGCCGGAATAA
- the aroQ gene encoding type II 3-dehydroquinate dehydratase, which translates to MSLIYVLNGPNLNLLGKRQPHIYGHETLADVEADCRKLAAELGHEIRFHQSNREYELIDWIHEAREDGAAIVINPAAFTHTSLAILDALNTFEGPVIEIHISNVHKRESFRHHSFVSHRADGVICGLGTEGYQLGIRRAATMIKAASKG; encoded by the coding sequence ATGAGCCTGATCTACGTTCTCAATGGACCAAACCTCAATCTGCTTGGCAAACGCCAGCCGCACATCTACGGGCATGAAACGCTTGCAGACGTAGAGGCGGACTGCCGCAAACTGGCAGCCGAACTCGGCCATGAAATCCGCTTTCATCAGAGTAACCGGGAATACGAGCTCATCGATTGGATTCATGAGGCGCGCGAGGACGGTGCGGCCATCGTCATCAATCCGGCAGCCTTTACCCATACCTCACTCGCCATCCTCGACGCTCTGAACACATTTGAAGGGCCTGTGATCGAGATCCACATCTCCAATGTGCACAAGCGCGAAAGTTTCCGACACCATTCGTTCGTTTCGCACCGCGCGGACGGCGTGATCTGCGGCCTTGGAACAGAAGGATACCAGCTTGGCATCCGGCGCGCGGCGACAATGATCAAGGCGGCGAGCAAGGGCTGA
- a CDS encoding sugar phosphate isomerase/epimerase family protein, whose translation MTVATPRPGLELGVAHFSSIALPPKEFAVTAARAGFASIGLRLHPAFPGAPFYELPVGSQSAQEFKAIADGEGIKVFDIEFFVIDESFVAASHEATVAAAANIGARRLSVCGDDRDGGRLATNLSEFCALAARYSMSVDIENMGWRTVRTFRDSVAVVNSCGAENAGALVDGIHFFRNGASIDELRANAGKVKHVQLCDVRGPAPKTSDAMIAEARSGRLAPGEGELPLKELWTTAKDSAAISVEVPLVGSVDPQAHLKHLHDSAVGLLRPDH comes from the coding sequence ATGACCGTCGCGACGCCAAGACCGGGCCTTGAACTGGGCGTGGCGCATTTTTCATCCATCGCGCTGCCGCCCAAAGAATTCGCCGTGACAGCTGCTCGGGCGGGTTTTGCGTCGATAGGTCTGCGTCTGCACCCCGCCTTTCCCGGAGCCCCTTTCTACGAGTTGCCGGTGGGCAGCCAGAGTGCCCAGGAGTTCAAGGCAATTGCCGATGGCGAAGGCATCAAGGTGTTCGATATCGAGTTCTTCGTGATCGATGAGAGCTTCGTTGCGGCCTCCCATGAGGCGACCGTCGCAGCCGCTGCGAACATAGGGGCGCGCCGGCTGAGTGTTTGCGGCGATGATCGAGACGGCGGCCGTCTTGCCACAAACCTTTCTGAGTTTTGCGCCCTCGCGGCGCGATATAGCATGTCAGTCGACATCGAAAACATGGGCTGGCGGACGGTAAGAACCTTTCGCGACAGCGTAGCGGTCGTGAATTCCTGCGGAGCAGAGAACGCCGGTGCCCTCGTTGATGGGATTCACTTCTTCCGAAATGGCGCCTCGATCGACGAACTTCGCGCAAACGCAGGGAAGGTAAAACACGTCCAGCTTTGCGACGTCCGCGGGCCTGCTCCCAAAACATCGGACGCAATGATCGCCGAGGCGAGAAGCGGCAGGCTCGCTCCTGGAGAAGGCGAATTGCCATTGAAGGAGCTCTGGACCACAGCCAAGGATAGCGCCGCTATCTCGGTTGAAGTGCCGCTCGTCGGGTCGGTGGACCCACAGGCACACCTGAAACATCTCCACGACAGCGCAGTGGGACTACTGAGACCGGATCATTGA
- a CDS encoding sigma-54-dependent transcriptional regulator, which produces MSDELLIIEDDAMLGIDLKRYFERVGWRTRLVRSLEEAGSFVFGSGYEGLVVLSDLHLPDGNALDLLERARGEGDSREWIFLTGFGEAPDAERAKRLGAFDFLTKPMDRERLERIVAAARRGARAQRRIADEASQQRNRYIPAAFIGRSKDAARVRDTLERLCQIPLSSVIISGETGTGKGLAARILHHSGTRADGPLVEVNCAALPRDLVESELFGHEAGAFTGAKGSHRGFMEQASEGTLFLDEIGELDLDLQAKLLKALEDKAIRRVGGERMIPVDVHVVVASNRNLPELVAEKAFRADLYHRLNVFQLDLPPLRARKADIDEIVDGLIREFNAIAGKRVKRVPQSVHALLAAYDWPGNVRELRNVVERSVLLSTGEELSGEWLQIAPGGTLAKTMAAGDVISLPLDGSMTFDAMEKLIVESILQREGYNVLAAARRLGLTRETLRYRMARHDLQRQNAPR; this is translated from the coding sequence ATGAGTGACGAGCTTCTGATCATCGAGGACGACGCCATGCTAGGCATCGACCTCAAACGATATTTCGAACGCGTGGGCTGGAGGACGCGCCTCGTCCGCAGCCTCGAGGAAGCGGGCTCTTTCGTCTTCGGATCTGGCTATGAAGGGCTCGTCGTGCTTTCGGATCTGCACTTGCCCGACGGTAACGCGCTCGACCTCTTGGAACGCGCCCGCGGCGAGGGCGACAGCCGCGAATGGATATTCCTCACCGGCTTTGGCGAGGCACCGGATGCGGAGCGAGCCAAGCGTCTCGGCGCCTTCGACTTTCTGACAAAGCCAATGGATCGCGAGCGGCTCGAGCGCATCGTTGCCGCAGCGCGGCGCGGCGCGCGCGCCCAGAGGCGGATCGCCGACGAAGCTTCGCAGCAGCGCAATCGCTACATCCCGGCCGCCTTCATCGGTCGCAGCAAGGATGCCGCGCGCGTACGCGATACACTTGAAAGGCTGTGCCAAATCCCGCTCAGCAGTGTCATCATCTCGGGGGAGACCGGCACCGGCAAAGGCCTTGCGGCGCGGATCCTGCATCACAGCGGCACGCGCGCCGACGGCCCCCTCGTCGAGGTTAACTGCGCAGCCTTGCCGCGCGACCTCGTGGAGTCCGAGCTTTTCGGCCATGAGGCCGGTGCCTTTACCGGAGCGAAAGGCAGCCATCGCGGCTTCATGGAACAGGCGAGCGAAGGCACACTGTTTCTCGACGAGATCGGCGAACTCGATCTCGACCTTCAGGCAAAACTCCTCAAGGCGCTCGAAGACAAGGCAATCCGCCGAGTCGGCGGCGAGCGGATGATACCCGTCGACGTGCATGTCGTGGTGGCGAGCAACCGAAATCTGCCGGAACTCGTGGCCGAAAAAGCCTTTCGGGCGGATCTCTATCACCGGCTCAACGTTTTCCAGCTCGATCTGCCTCCATTGCGGGCCCGCAAGGCGGACATCGACGAGATCGTCGACGGTCTCATTCGCGAGTTCAACGCGATTGCCGGCAAGCGGGTTAAACGCGTTCCTCAATCCGTGCACGCGCTCCTTGCCGCATACGACTGGCCCGGAAACGTCCGCGAACTGCGCAATGTGGTGGAGCGGTCGGTGCTTCTTTCCACCGGCGAAGAGCTGTCGGGCGAGTGGTTGCAGATCGCGCCGGGCGGTACCCTCGCGAAGACGATGGCTGCAGGCGACGTCATCTCTCTTCCGTTGGACGGCTCCATGACGTTCGATGCGATGGAGAAGTTGATAGTGGAGTCGATCCTGCAGCGCGAAGGCTACAATGTCCTGGCGGCAGCGCGGAGGCTTGGCCTCACGCGCGAAACCCTGCGGTACCGCATGGCTCGGCATGACCTGCAGCGGCAGAACGCGCCGCGCTGA